A portion of the Caenorhabditis elegans chromosome III genome contains these proteins:
- the nft-1 gene encoding Nitrilase homolog (Confirmed by transcript evidence) — MLSTVFRRTMATGRHFIAVCQMTSDNDLEKNFQAAKNMIERAGEKKCEMVFLPECFDFIGLNKNEQIDLAMATDCEYMEKYRELARKHNIWLSLGGLHHKDPSDAAHPWNTHLIIDSDGVTRAEYNKLHLFDLEIPGKVRLMESEFSKAGTEMIPPVDTPIGRLGLSICYDVRFPELSLWNRKRGAQLLSFPSAFTLNTGLAHWETLLRARAIENQCYVVAAAQTGAHNPKRQSYGHSMVVDPWGAVVAQCSERVDMCFAEIDLSYVDTLREMQPVFSHRRSDLYTLHINEKSSETGGLKFARFNIPADHIFYSTPHSFVFVNLKPVTDGHVLVSPKRVVPRLTDLTDAETADLFIVAKKVQAMLEKHHNVTSTTICVQDGKDAGQTVPHVHIHILPRRAGDFGDNEIYQKLASHDKEPERKPRSNEQMAEEAVVYRNLM, encoded by the exons ATGCTGAGCACAGTTTTTCGGCGAACAATGGCGACTGGACGGCATTTT atcgcAGTATGTCAAATGACAAGCGACAACGATCTGGAAAAGAACTTTCAAGCCGCGAAAAATATGATCGAAAGAGCCGGAGAAAAGAAGTGCGAG atGGTTTTCCTACCAGAATGCTTCGATTTCATTGGGCTCaacaaaaatgagcaaatcgATTTGGCGATGGCTACGGACTGTGAATATATGGAAAAATATCGGGAGTTGGCGAGAAAACACAATATTTGGCTTTCACTAGGAGGCCTTCATCACAAG GATCCATCAGACGCTGCTCATCCATGGAACACCCATCTGATCATAGATTCCGATGGAGTAACTCGTGCTGAGTACAACAAGCTTCACCTCTTCGATTTGGAGATTCCTGGAAAAGTACGATTGATGGAGAGCGAGTTCAGCAAGGCTGGCActgag ATGATTCCTCCAGTTGACACCCCTATCGGACGTCTCGGACTCTCAATTTGCTACGACGTTCGCTTCCCAGAGCTGTCCTTGTGGAACCGTAAACGCGGCGCCCAACTGCTCTCATTTCCAAGTGCATTCACACTGAATACAGGTCTTGCTCACTGGGAAACTCTGCTTCGTGCCCGGGCAATCGAGAATCAGTGCTATGTGGTGGCGGCTGCTCAAACTGGGGCCCACAATCCGAAACGACAGTCTTATGGGCATTCGATGGTTGTTGATCCGTGGGGCGCTGTTGTTGCACAGTGTTCCGAGAGAGTTG acatgtGCTTTGCTGAAATCGACTTGAGCTACGTGGACACTCTTCGTGAAATGCAACCAGTATTCTCCCACAGACGCTCCGATCTCTACACACTTCacataaatgaaaaatcttcTGAAACTGGTGGCCTGAAATTCGCCCGATTCAATATTCCAGCTGATCATattttctacagtactccgcACTCATTTGTATTTGTCAACTTGAAACCAGTCACTGATGGAC ACGTTCTTGTAAGCCCAAAACGAGTAGTCCCAAGATTGACCGACTTGACTGATGCTGAGACTGCCGACTTGTTCATCGTCGCGAAAAAGGTTCAAGCAATGCTGGAGAAGCATCATAATGTGACGTCGACGACGATTTGTGTGCAAGATGGGAAGGATGCTGGGCAGACTGTTCCA cacgTTCACATTCATATCCTTCCCCGCCGCGCCGGAGACTTTGGCGATAACGAAATCTACCAAAAACTTGCGTCACATGATAAGGAGCCCGAGCGAAAGCCACGATCCAATGAACAGATGGCAGAAGAAGCGGTGGTGTATAGAAATCTTATGTAG
- the dolk-1 gene encoding dolichol kinase (Confirmed by transcript evidence): MLGDEYGSLVVVATVATLVIVAASWILRHSPIIINAVFAVVISIAIFAFSSLVNRSIPETFELLFRMVIGPQDSWNRVYMVAFWLANVAISVIFCAYVSSIGRSSTVHRKFFHLTVSLIYISGILLDPLFSWLCAWLWLCIFTLVELLRYLNVPPWGGVLNEHLLIFKDAQDSELLLTPIYLLVGIFLPLMVSCWDVGSFQPTLAIFAGVAAVGVGDSMAAIVGSKFGVTKWKGSKKSLEGSIAMLFSMLVFLLTTNLFIKDSSSTISIIIASLVATLAEAFINSMDNFILPLVTYLIL, from the exons ATGCTCGGCGATGAGTACGGTAGTCTTGTCGTGGTGGCTACGGTCGCCACTTTGGTTATTGTCGCAGCGTCGTGGATTCTCAGACA CTCCCCAATAATCATCAATGCAGTATTCGCCGTCGTCATTTCCATTGcaattttcgcgttttcaaGTCTCGTAAATCGATCGATTCCGGAGACTTTTGAGCTATTATTCCGGATGGTAATTGGTCCACAAGACTCTTGGAatag agtgtATATGGTGGCATTTTGGCTGGCAAATGTCGcgatttcagtgattttttgtgCCTACGTTTCATCGATTGGAAGAAGTAGTACTGTGCATAG aaaattcttcCATCTAACCGTCTCCCTCATCTACATCTCTGGAATTCTCCTGGATCCTCTATTCTCGTGGCTCTGCGCATGGCTCTGGTTGTGCATTTTCACGCTCGTCGAGTTGCTCCGCTATTTGAATGTCCCACCATGGGGTGGTgtgctcaatgagcatttgttgatttttaaagatgCTCAGGACTCGGAGCTACTGCTCACTCCGATCTATCTCTTGGTTGGGATCTTTCTTCCATTGATGGTGTCCTGCTGGGATGTTGGAAGCTTTCAGCCGACACTTGCGATTTTTGCTGGGGTAGCTGCAGTAGGGGTTGGGGATTCGATGGCGGCGATTGTTGGCTCGAAATTTGGAGTTACCAAGTGGAAGGG aagtaaAAAATCGCTGGAAGGATCCATCGCAATGCTCTTCTCAATGCTGGTATTCCTTCTAACCACAAATCTTTTCATCAAAGATTCAtcttcaacaatttcaatCATCATCGCATCTCTTGTAGCCACATTGGCTGAAGCTTTCATAAATTCAATGGATAATTTTATACTTCCACTCGTCACCTATCTTATTCTATGA